Proteins co-encoded in one Vagococcus entomophilus genomic window:
- the purD gene encoding phosphoribosylamine--glycine ligase — protein MKILVIGSGGREHVLAKKFLESPRVAKVYCAPGNPGMVRDGIQLVDINESQQELLVEFAKKEKLDFTFVGPELPLFEGIVDVFQQAGLKVYGPNKAAAIIEGSKIFSKYLLKKYAIPTADYWAFSDFEEAVSFIGQKNQFPIVIKADGLAAGKGVVIAESYEEACFALKEMLIDEKFGKSGMKVVIEEFLVGEEFSLLAFVRGEEVYPMVIAQDHKRAYEGDKGPNTGGMGAYSPVPHIKKQVIEEAVEHIVKPTARAMVREGRSFSGILYAGLILTSNGPKVIEFNARFGDPETQVILPRLKSDFATVIYELLTDQQPIIEWEQERFHIGVVVAAKGYPQRYEKDFLIPELEWQPDENVYYAGVSSDTLGLVANGGRLFLVEVSGKTLKEAQTRVYNSLTKLDHKFMFYRTDIGDRALSYYKHTGCDKDGKEKYSGN, from the coding sequence ATGAAGATACTAGTCATTGGTAGTGGTGGCAGAGAACATGTTCTTGCAAAGAAATTTTTAGAAAGTCCCCGTGTGGCAAAAGTATATTGTGCGCCGGGAAATCCTGGTATGGTAAGAGACGGAATTCAACTAGTTGATATAAATGAAAGTCAGCAAGAGTTGTTGGTTGAATTTGCGAAAAAAGAAAAACTTGATTTTACTTTTGTGGGTCCCGAGCTGCCTTTATTTGAAGGAATTGTCGATGTTTTTCAGCAAGCTGGTTTAAAAGTGTATGGGCCTAACAAGGCAGCGGCAATCATTGAAGGATCGAAAATTTTCAGTAAGTACTTGTTAAAAAAATATGCAATCCCTACAGCAGACTACTGGGCCTTCTCTGATTTTGAAGAGGCAGTTTCCTTTATTGGCCAGAAAAATCAGTTTCCTATTGTCATCAAGGCTGATGGTTTAGCAGCAGGCAAAGGGGTTGTTATTGCTGAAAGCTATGAAGAGGCGTGCTTTGCCTTAAAAGAGATGTTGATCGATGAAAAGTTTGGAAAAAGCGGGATGAAAGTGGTCATAGAGGAATTTTTAGTTGGCGAAGAATTTTCTTTACTTGCATTTGTTCGAGGCGAAGAAGTATATCCGATGGTGATTGCTCAAGACCATAAACGTGCTTATGAAGGAGACAAGGGACCCAATACAGGAGGAATGGGCGCCTACTCGCCTGTACCCCACATCAAAAAACAAGTCATAGAAGAGGCCGTGGAGCACATTGTGAAGCCTACTGCCCGTGCAATGGTTCGTGAAGGTCGCAGTTTTTCTGGAATTTTATATGCGGGATTAATCTTGACGAGTAATGGACCTAAAGTGATTGAATTTAACGCACGGTTTGGAGACCCTGAGACGCAGGTGATTTTACCACGGTTAAAAAGCGACTTTGCCACCGTGATCTATGAACTGCTCACAGATCAACAACCCATTATTGAATGGGAGCAAGAGCGATTTCACATAGGAGTAGTGGTAGCGGCTAAAGGCTATCCTCAGAGATATGAGAAAGATTTTTTAATTCCTGAGTTGGAGTGGCAGCCAGATGAGAATGTCTATTATGCAGGGGTTAGTAGTGATACGTTGGGCTTAGTAGCAAATGGCGGCAGATTATTCTTAGTGGAAGTTTCCGGAAAAACATTGAAAGAAGCACAAACTCGTGTATATAATAGTCTCACAAAGCTTGATCATAAGTTTATGTTTTACCGAACTGATATCGGGGACAGAGCATTGAGCTACTATAAACATACAGGTTGTGATAAAGATGGTAAGGAAAAATACAGCGGAAATTAA
- a CDS encoding GntR family transcriptional regulator, translated as MVRKNTAEIKAYDYIRDKIISGEWPPMKKIVEQEISDTLKISRSPIRSAIHQLVDEKYLKNVPYKGALVAQRKLTKKEYVDRLQVVELLIGNYIFQVESKYYVLPYDYLYDIVAQLEQEWQTTRNNDMLVRLEKLFAKYFFKSNPNHYYYTLALQLVSEVLEIEFRDKFGEIFFHKILISSLRSVLTFCKKQEYAEARKEVRIMMNNIMLEIVEY; from the coding sequence ATGGTAAGGAAAAATACAGCGGAAATTAAAGCTTATGACTATATTCGAGATAAGATTATTTCTGGTGAATGGCCTCCTATGAAAAAGATAGTCGAACAAGAAATTTCTGATACGCTTAAGATTAGTCGCTCTCCTATACGCAGTGCAATCCATCAGCTAGTGGACGAAAAGTATTTGAAAAATGTTCCCTACAAAGGAGCGCTTGTTGCACAGAGAAAACTGACCAAGAAAGAGTATGTGGACCGGTTACAAGTAGTGGAGCTCCTGATTGGCAATTATATTTTTCAAGTGGAATCCAAGTATTATGTATTGCCTTATGACTATTTATATGACATCGTTGCTCAATTAGAACAAGAATGGCAGACGACAAGAAACAATGACATGCTGGTACGCTTAGAAAAGTTATTTGCCAAATATTTTTTTAAGAGTAATCCGAATCACTATTATTATACGTTAGCGTTACAGCTAGTATCGGAAGTACTAGAGATTGAGTTCAGAGATAAGTTTGGAGAAATTTTCTTTCATAAGATTTTGATTTCTAGTCTGAGAAGTGTCCTTACTTTTTGTAAAAAGCAAGAATATGCCGAGGCCAGAAAAGAAGTAAGAATTATGATGAACAATATTATGCTTGAGATTGTAGAGTATTGA